The following coding sequences are from one Ammospiza caudacuta isolate bAmmCau1 chromosome 10, bAmmCau1.pri, whole genome shotgun sequence window:
- the LOC131561751 gene encoding cholesterol side-chain cleavage enzyme, mitochondrial: MLAQAVTAAGALRGCPRAAAAGCRRLGGAAGAVPPAVPPAVPKAVPKAVPSAPRPFNQVPGDWRAGWLNLYRFWREGGLSNLHLSMAGKFRRFGPIYREKLGTYESVNIVTPGDAATLFQAEGALPERFRVPPWVAYRDFRNKPYGVLLKTGEAWRSERLLLNKEALAPAAVPGFVPLLSAVGEDFVRRARAQARLSGCWSGDFSQELFRFALESVCHVLYGERLGLLQDFVQPEAQRFIEAVSRMFHTTAPMLYLPPALLQRLRSHTWRQHVQAWDAIFYQADKCIQNVYRDLRLSRKSRQEHVGILGNLILRDKLPLDDIRASVTEMMAGGVDTTSMTLQWAMLELARAPGVQEQLRAEVLAAKREAGGDREKMLKSTRLLKAAIKETLRLHPVAVTLQRYTTHEVILQDYRIPPGTLVQVGLYAMGRDPAVFPRPERFLPQRWLQAGPKPFLGLGFGFGPRQCLGRRIAELEMQLFLMHILENFKIETMRAVEIGTKFDLILIPDRPIQLTLRPLEGQP, encoded by the exons ATGCTCGCCCAGGCTGTCACCGCGGCCGGAGCGCTGCGGGGATGTCCCCGAGCCGCAGCCGCGGGGTGTCGCCGgctcggcggggctgcgggcgctgtccccccggctgtgcccccggctgtccccaaggctgtccccaaggctgtCCCCTCGGCCCCCCGGCCCTTTAACCAGGTGCCGGGCGATTGGAGGGCGGGCTGGCTCAACCTGTACCGCTTCTGGCGGGAGGGCGGCCTCAGCAACCTGCACCTCAGCATGGCCGGCAAGTTCCGCCGCTTCGGGCCCATCTACAG ggagaAGCTGGGCACCTACGAGAGCGTGAACATCGTCACCCCCGGGGACGCGGCCACGCTGTTCCAGGCCGAGGGGGCCCTGCCCGAGCGCTTCCGTGTCCCCCCCTGGGTGGCCTACAGGGACTTCCGCAACAAACCCTACGGCGTGCTGCTCAA GACGGGCGAGGCGTGGCGCTCGGAGCGGCTGCTGCTCAACAAGGAGGCGCTGGCGCCCGCGGCCGTGCCCGGCTTCGTGCCCCTGCTCAGCGCCGTGGGCGAGGATTTCGTGCGGCGCGCGCGGGCCCAGGCGCGGCTCAGCGGCTGCTGGAGCGGCGACTTCAGCCAGGAGCTCTTCCGCTTCGCCCTCGAGT cggTGTGCCACGTGCTGTACGGGGAgcgcctggggctgctgcaggatttCGTGCAGCCCGAGGCTCAGCGCTTCATCGAGGCCGTGTCGCGCATGTTCCACACCACGGCGCCCATGCTGTACCTGCCGCCCGCGCTGCTGCAGCGCCTGCGCAGCCACACCTGGCGCCAGCACGTGCAGGCCTGGGACGCCATCTTCTACCAGG cgGACAAGTGCATCCAGAACGTGTACCGGGACCTGCGGCTGTCACGCAAGAGCCGCCAGGAGCACGTGGGCATCCTGGGCAACCTCATCCTGCGCGACAAGCTGCCCCTGGATGACATCCGCGCCAGCGTCACCGAGATGATGGCAGGGGGCGTGGACACG ACGTCCATGACCCTGCAGTGGGCCATGCTGGAGCTGGCGCGGGCCCCGggtgtgcaggagcagctgcggGCCGAGGTCCTGGCAGCCAAACGCGAGGCGGGCGGCGACCGCGAGAAGATGCTGAAATCCACACGGCTGCTCAAGGCCGCCATCAAGGAGACACtcag GCTGCACCCGGTGGCCGTGACCCTGCAGAGGTACACCACGCACGAGGTCATCCTGCAGGACTACCGCATCCCGCCCGGG ACGCTGGTGCAGGTGGGGCTGTACGCCATGGGCCGTGACCCCGCCGTGTTCCCGCGGCCCGAGCGCTTCCTCCCGCAGCGCTGGCTGCAGGCCGGCCCCAAACCCTTCCTGGGGCTCGGCTTCGGCTTCGGGCCCCGCCAGTGCCTGGGACGGCGCATTGCCGAGCTCGAGATGCAGCTCTTCCTCATGCAC ATCCTGGAGAACTTCAAGATCGAGACCATGAGGGCCGTGGAGATCGGCACCAAGTTCGACCTGATCCTGATCCCGGACCGGCCCATCCAGCTGACCCTGCGGCCCCTCGAGGGCCAGCCCTGA